The sequence CGAAAGTGGGAGTACGGCATTCGATACTCCGTCGCTTGCAATCAGTGAGAATAAATAATGGCCTACCGTATGGGTCGTACCAGAAATGCTTTGCGTAAGGCTATTAAGGCCCGGAATTGCCGTCCCAAAATTGATCCAACTGGGCAAGTCCTCTGAATACAAACGGAGGGAACCACCGTCGCAGTCATTTACGGTAAAGGATTGGCTATATGCACTGCCGGTTTGTGTTACCACGCCCCAAAGTCCCGAATTGCTGAATACTGGCGGATGAGCAACATCAGCGATAGTGATCGTCAGCGTTTGCTCAGCCGTCATAAGCCCTGCACCTGAACCGCTTGTGGCAGAAATTTTGACGGTATGAACACCGGTTTCACTTTGCCCCGGTGCGCCTTGCAAGCTAAACACACCATTCGCTTCTTCCTTCAACATCAGCCAAGAGGGACCAGAGACAATCTTATAGTCAATGCCCTCTCCATCCAAATCTGTAGCTTTTACGATGTGATAGAAAGGCTTGCAATCTTCTCCAGCAGCTGTGTTTAAACTGCTAAATACGGGCGGATAGTCCACATTTGAGATCGTGATGGTAAGGGTAAATTCTGTTTTAAACAGACCCGCACCCGAACCACTTGTGGCCTCAATTTTAACCACATTTGCCCCAACATGTTGCTGTCCTGAACGTCCCTTAAGCCGGAAAACGCCACCCTCTTCTGTCAGTACAAGCCAATCTGGGCCACTTACAATGCGGTAGGTAATTGGATCGCCGTCTGGATCTTCGGCTTTCAATTCGAGATCGAAAGGCTTCCCGTCTTCTCCGGCGGCTACATCTGGTATGGTGAACACGGGCGGACGAAACTGGGCAGGCGTTGTGAAACTAAGGATATCCCCGTTAACCGTCGGGGAGGGGGTTTCCGTTTTACCCAAAGCACCTCGAAGCGCCGTCAGTTGGAAGTAGTACGTCGTGCTTCCTGTAAGTCCTGTAATCGGCGTTGAAAATGGAACAGGGCTTGTACCGCTACCGATACCAGAGATATTGACTGTTGCGGTGCTAAACGTGGCAAGTGTTGGGCTTGTGCCATAGCGGAAGGTTGCCGAACTGACTCCAAGTCCATTTGGGTTGATCGTGCCATTGAGCGTGGCACTTGTTGCCATAACACTTGTTGCAGCGGTTGTGGTTACGGCAATCGTCGGCGCAGGCAACGTCGTAAACGACATGATCGCACCTGTGTAACAAGTAAGCCCGCCACCCGAAAGCGATTTGCTGCCATCGCGTGTTTTGAGGTTGATACCGCCTTGTACTGCTCTACCCAAAGCCCCATTTAGTGGAGCAGGTTCGCACGCCACCATTTGGTAGTAATACGTCGTGTTGGGAGAAAGCCCTGTCTGTGCCGATGTAAAAGGAACAGCAGTTGTACCTGTGCCAATGCTGGACACATTCACCGAGATTGAGCTATATGTGGAAAGTGTGGAATATATGCTACTAATGCGGAACGAAGCCGAACCCACCGCAAGCCCATTTGGGTTGATCGTGCCGTTGAGCGTGGCACCCGTTGCGGTAATAGCAGTCGCAGCGGTCGTAGTGGCAACAATTTTAGGATCGCTAAGGTTTACAATCAACGTGTTCGCGTTGAATTGTCCAGTGGCAATATCAGCAACGCCATCGCTATTAAAATCGGCAATGGTAATCGGGCGTGGTGATGTGCCAAGCCCAACCTGACAATCGGAGGCAAAGGTGCCATTGCCATTGCCCAAGAGCAAAGAGAATGAATTAGAATCCCGATTGGTAATGGCTAAATCTAACTTGCCATCGGCATTCACATCGCCCATCGCAATAAATCGGGGCGCGGTGCCTACTGTGTAGTCCACTTTTGTCGCAAACGTGCCATTGCCATTGCCCAATAAGACCGATACATTGCTGCTGCCAAAATTATTGGCTGCCAAGTCATAATCGCCATCGCCATCAAAATCGCCGCTGACAAGCCCTTGTGGTTGGGTATTGGTCGTATAGGTAACATGTGTGCCAAAAGTACCCGTCCCTGTACCCAACAGCACGGAAATTGAGCCTGAGACATAGTTTGCGACCGCAATATCCAAATCACCATCGGCATCGAAGTCTCTTAGCGCAATCTCAACGGGGTTATTTCCTGTTGCGTAAGCAACGCCTGTTGCAAACGTGCCATCGCCATTGCCTAAAAGAACGGTTACCGTACTTGATGTCGAGACCACCAAGTCGGGGTTTCCATCGGCATTGAGATCGCCTACTTTCGCTGCGTTAGATCCCATAAAAGTCCAAGAAGTACCTACGGTAAAGGTGGCGGTGCCACTGTTCAACAGCACTTTAACGTTTCCAGTTGAACCCACAGCAACAATATCCTTAAAGCCATCTTTATTCAGGTCGGCGATGGTTACCGAAAAAGAACTGTTTGCTGCCGCGTAATCCACTTTTGACGCAAAGGTGCCA is a genomic window of Rhodothermia bacterium containing:
- a CDS encoding T9SS type A sorting domain-containing protein codes for the protein MKKILLLGVFALLAVCQQTVLGQDRSMYDFPTSAPTYNMRSNTTAASKSASVACFTTTSASYATDISPQGMSSGDLDNDGDIDLVTANAGANTVSVFLNQGTGTFASKVDYAAANSSFSVTIADLNKDGFKDIVAVGSTGNVKVLLNSGTATFTVGTSWTFMGSNAAKVGDLNADGNPDLVVSTSSTVTVLLGNGDGTFATGVAYATGNNPVEIALRDFDADGDLDIAVANYVSGSISVLLGTGTGTFGTHVTYTTNTQPQGLVSGDFDGDGDYDLAANNFGSSNVSVLLGNGNGTFATKVDYTVGTAPRFIAMGDVNADGKLDLAITNRDSNSFSLLLGNGNGTFASDCQVGLGTSPRPITIADFNSDGVADIATGQFNANTLIVNLSDPKIVATTTAATAITATGATLNGTINPNGLAVGSASFRISSIYSTLSTYSSISVNVSSIGTGTTAVPFTSAQTGLSPNTTYYYQMVACEPAPLNGALGRAVQGGINLKTRDGSKSLSGGGLTCYTGAIMSFTTLPAPTIAVTTTAATSVMATSATLNGTINPNGLGVSSATFRYGTSPTLATFSTATVNISGIGSGTSPVPFSTPITGLTGSTTYYFQLTALRGALGKTETPSPTVNGDILSFTTPAQFRPPVFTIPDVAAGEDGKPFDLELKAEDPDGDPITYRIVSGPDWLVLTEEGGVFRLKGRSGQQHVGANVVKIEATSGSGAGLFKTEFTLTITISNVDYPPVFSSLNTAAGEDCKPFYHIVKATDLDGEGIDYKIVSGPSWLMLKEEANGVFSLQGAPGQSETGVHTVKISATSGSGAGLMTAEQTLTITIADVAHPPVFSNSGLWGVVTQTGSAYSQSFTVNDCDGGSLRLYSEDLPSWINFGTAIPGLNSLTQSISGTTHTVGHYLFSLIASDGVSNAVLPLSVYVKPYYIPVVSSIPATTFANQTVSYPIEVVAEDGDPFTVSVANAPAGLSLVCNDTPSTSGMCKGSDRAELKGTVNPASLPAWVKIRVSDEVTVNAQASCQEFELVMDGSTLTARNAQKTKCDGTPLVPTIQKRIATATEEEIPSSFALTSVYPNPFNPSTQISFSVPVTSPVRLEVFDLNGRVVATPFNQTVSAGSYTVSFQAHGLASGMYFVRMMAQDKVFSKQMVLMK